In Oscillatoria acuminata PCC 6304, a single window of DNA contains:
- a CDS encoding SRPBCC family protein, with protein MSSQVFEQSIQIQAGPPVVDYCITDRSLMHQWLNPALRCEPIGEWDTSVGSRSRFILNIPLLQPSLNCVIAQREPGLIVWEFQGFFKGCDRWDCQPDGNQTRLVNRFEFEIPNPAVSWGFNLFAATWTQKDMQAQLRRLKQIAEQLDREGAEGSTR; from the coding sequence ATGTCATCTCAAGTCTTTGAACAGTCTATTCAAATTCAGGCCGGTCCTCCGGTTGTTGATTACTGTATTACCGATCGCTCATTAATGCACCAGTGGTTGAATCCCGCCTTGCGTTGCGAACCCATTGGCGAATGGGATACCTCTGTGGGGAGTCGCAGTCGGTTTATTTTGAATATTCCCCTGTTGCAACCGAGTTTAAACTGTGTGATTGCTCAACGGGAACCGGGACTGATTGTCTGGGAGTTTCAGGGATTTTTCAAGGGCTGCGATCGCTGGGATTGTCAACCCGACGGCAACCAGACTCGACTGGTTAATCGCTTTGAATTTGAAATTCCCAATCCCGCAGTCTCCTGGGGCTTTAATCTGTTTGCTGCAACCTGGACCCAGAAAGATATGCAGGCCCAACTTCGTCGCCTCAAACAAATTGCTGAACAACTCGATCGCGAGGGGGCCGAAGGTTCAACTCGTTAA